The Catenuloplanes niger genome includes a window with the following:
- a CDS encoding DUF6284 family protein, whose protein sequence is MAPNDWLNDIDGPTSGELAAIEAEEPLISAEVALLDAQIRVFCADGGPTELDWHRLRIAEKRVAREALALHRRHLDSAELGWVA, encoded by the coding sequence TTGGCACCGAACGACTGGCTCAACGACATCGACGGCCCTACGTCGGGCGAACTCGCGGCGATCGAGGCGGAAGAGCCGCTGATCAGCGCGGAGGTTGCGTTGCTGGACGCGCAGATCCGCGTCTTCTGTGCGGACGGCGGTCCGACCGAGCTGGATTGGCACCGGCTGCGGATCGCGGAGAAGCGGGTGGCTCGGGAGGCGCTGGCGCTGCACCGGCGGCACCTGGACAGCGCGGAGCTGGGGTGGGTGGCGTGA
- a CDS encoding kinase yields MSSGIILYGPPASGKDTVTHALAELDPTVTLFRRLKAGPGRTGTYRMTTEPDIDRLRATGDIIWENRRYDSLYVIDRPGLTDALTTGIPVVHLGQVPAIEALVNATPQTRWTVVYLWCPRDVAESRIISRATGDTNARLRAWEETEPVPEPDLFLDTAQIRPADAAHAVLDVMKRSSA; encoded by the coding sequence ATGAGCAGCGGCATCATCCTCTACGGCCCACCCGCCAGCGGCAAAGACACCGTCACCCATGCGCTGGCCGAGCTGGACCCCACGGTCACTCTCTTCCGCCGGCTCAAGGCCGGCCCCGGCCGCACCGGCACCTACCGCATGACCACCGAGCCCGACATCGACCGTCTCCGCGCCACCGGCGACATCATCTGGGAGAACCGCCGGTACGACTCCCTCTACGTCATCGACCGCCCCGGCCTGACCGACGCACTCACCACCGGCATCCCCGTCGTCCACCTCGGCCAAGTCCCCGCGATTGAGGCGCTGGTGAACGCCACGCCGCAGACTCGCTGGACAGTGGTCTACCTCTGGTGCCCCCGCGACGTAGCCGAGTCCCGCATCATCTCCCGCGCCACCGGCGACACCAACGCCCGCCTGCGCGCGTGGGAAGAGACCGAGCCCGTTCCCGAGCCCGATCTCTTCCTCGACACGGCGCAGATCCGGCCGGCTGACGCCGCGCACGCTGTTCTCGACGTCATGAAGCGCAGCTCGGCCTAA
- a CDS encoding AAA family ATPase produces MTNRFRAINEPAKGFTEELVPQLIRTEVTGMLGRFDHVFEFPADWEFVILHGPNGVGKTKLLELVSWTFGWQTIKLANLPFGSARFDFDDGTRLKVTRVEADPKKTHRTRHSNSAVRLGFAVHFELRRPGSHMISYTSSPSTMRETAQLREVVQRLLPVSRVGPDAYHDHPTDVVMSLAEVLEFYGSALPSDIYPEAEQPRVIRDFLSGIKVYLIETQRLLNIPAELPSNARYRTQPEQPKSRVSIYSEDLARRLKEALAQNSRRSQELDRTFPERLLEEQPVTNLTDDQIRERYRLQADYRARLSQIDVLGASSEYLPLPDRTLKDWERHVLWTYLEDTERKLDTFKDVLTRVRLLQEIVNSRFKYKSLKISREEGFVVVTDSGEEIPPERLSSGEQHELVLVYGLLFEVEENTLVLIDEPEISLHVGWQRQFLSDLFEISQITNLRFVIATHSPQIIHKWWERTVPLVPADDMDDA; encoded by the coding sequence ATGACCAACCGTTTTCGCGCAATCAATGAGCCAGCAAAAGGATTCACGGAGGAATTGGTGCCCCAACTAATCAGAACCGAAGTTACCGGAATGCTTGGCAGGTTCGATCACGTATTTGAATTTCCCGCCGACTGGGAATTTGTCATTCTTCATGGCCCGAACGGTGTAGGAAAAACAAAGCTTCTCGAGCTAGTATCGTGGACATTTGGCTGGCAGACAATAAAGCTGGCGAATTTGCCGTTCGGCTCCGCCCGGTTCGACTTCGACGATGGAACTCGCCTTAAGGTAACTCGGGTTGAGGCAGATCCTAAAAAGACACACAGGACACGGCACTCCAACTCTGCCGTACGACTCGGCTTCGCCGTTCATTTCGAGCTTCGCCGACCCGGTAGTCATATGATCTCCTACACCTCCTCCCCCAGCACTATGAGGGAGACCGCCCAACTTCGTGAAGTCGTCCAACGCCTACTTCCAGTTTCTCGTGTAGGGCCAGATGCTTATCACGATCACCCCACTGACGTAGTAATGAGCTTGGCTGAGGTCCTTGAATTCTATGGCTCTGCGCTTCCATCCGACATTTACCCTGAAGCCGAACAACCGCGCGTGATCCGCGACTTCTTAAGTGGAATTAAGGTCTACCTTATTGAGACACAACGCCTACTCAACATTCCCGCGGAATTACCCTCTAACGCTCGATATCGCACACAGCCCGAGCAGCCGAAATCGAGAGTTTCAATCTATTCCGAAGATCTTGCGCGACGACTGAAGGAAGCCCTTGCGCAGAACTCTCGGCGGTCGCAGGAGCTTGATAGGACCTTCCCGGAGAGACTACTTGAGGAGCAGCCGGTCACCAATCTTACAGACGATCAGATCCGAGAAAGGTACCGCCTGCAAGCAGATTACCGCGCACGGTTATCTCAGATTGATGTACTAGGAGCATCTTCAGAGTATTTGCCGCTTCCTGATCGGACACTCAAGGATTGGGAACGACACGTTTTGTGGACGTATCTAGAAGATACGGAGCGAAAGCTCGACACTTTCAAGGATGTTCTTACACGCGTTCGCCTGCTTCAAGAAATTGTGAATAGTCGGTTCAAATATAAGAGTCTGAAGATTAGCCGCGAGGAAGGCTTCGTAGTAGTAACTGACAGCGGTGAGGAAATCCCTCCGGAACGCCTATCCTCTGGGGAGCAGCACGAGCTTGTTCTTGTATATGGGCTTCTTTTCGAGGTCGAGGAGAATACTCTCGTTCTAATTGACGAACCAGAAATCTCACTGCATGTTGGATGGCAACGCCAGTTCCTGTCCGACCTTTTTGAGATTTCGCAAATTACCAACCTGCGGTTTGTTATCGCAACTCACTCTCCGCAAATTATTCACAAATGGTGGGAGAGGACCGTTCCCCTTGTCCCGGCGGACGACATGGACGATGCATGA
- a CDS encoding DUF397 domain-containing protein, whose amino-acid sequence MDHLTWKKSTRSGPNGGDCVEVAKTRTHVYVRDSKDAVGPILAVTTRSWTRFVREICRAI is encoded by the coding sequence ATGGATCACCTAACCTGGAAGAAGTCCACCCGCAGCGGCCCCAACGGCGGCGACTGCGTAGAGGTTGCAAAGACCCGTACACATGTCTACGTGCGTGACAGTAAAGACGCTGTTGGTCCAATACTGGCCGTGACGACGCGATCATGGACGCGCTTTGTGCGTGAAATTTGCCGGGCTATATGA
- a CDS encoding GntR family transcriptional regulator: protein MSTPRPPLTRGESLHQQVARNIRNDIEAGVLRDGDVLPSTRELAERWDVSVFTISEAMRLLAEEGLVISKSRSKRYVHAPGQDRKADIRPRQPKVVIVGGYAGSGKTELGRILARETGWSMLDKDTLTRPVVEAALETIGHSPHDRESAEYFNLIRPREYEALIAAATENVACGNSVILTAPFIRELNDPAWIERTQATFTELNATTTYVWVYCDEATMHTYVRHRGAARDAAKLADWAGYLSKVETSFRPPVPHKVIDNSASSRPLQAQAKDLIKTITGGTP, encoded by the coding sequence ATGTCGACCCCCCGCCCGCCACTGACCCGTGGGGAATCGCTGCATCAGCAGGTCGCACGCAACATCCGCAACGACATCGAGGCCGGAGTGCTCCGCGACGGAGACGTCCTCCCGTCCACGCGCGAGCTGGCCGAACGCTGGGACGTCAGCGTCTTCACCATCTCCGAAGCGATGCGTCTTCTGGCCGAAGAGGGGTTGGTGATCAGCAAGTCCCGCTCCAAGCGCTACGTCCACGCCCCCGGCCAGGACCGCAAAGCCGACATCCGCCCCCGGCAACCGAAGGTCGTCATCGTGGGCGGCTACGCCGGCAGCGGCAAAACCGAGCTGGGCCGCATCCTCGCCCGCGAAACCGGCTGGTCCATGCTCGACAAGGACACCCTCACCCGCCCGGTCGTCGAGGCCGCGTTGGAGACCATCGGCCACTCACCCCACGACCGCGAGTCCGCCGAATACTTCAACCTGATCCGCCCCCGCGAGTACGAGGCCCTGATCGCGGCCGCCACGGAGAACGTCGCGTGCGGCAACAGCGTCATCCTGACCGCCCCGTTCATCCGCGAACTCAACGACCCCGCGTGGATCGAGCGCACCCAGGCCACCTTCACAGAGCTGAACGCCACCACGACCTACGTCTGGGTCTACTGCGACGAAGCCACCATGCACACCTACGTCCGCCACCGCGGCGCCGCCCGCGACGCCGCGAAACTCGCGGACTGGGCCGGCTACCTCTCCAAGGTCGAAACCAGCTTCCGCCCACCGGTCCCACACAAGGTCATCGACAACTCGGCATCCAGCCGCCCACTCCAGGCCCAGGCAAAAGACCTGATCAAAACCATCACCGGCGGTACGCCATGA
- a CDS encoding helix-turn-helix domain-containing protein, whose product MPTDQTGTAHPMLRALGHELRLARERKGITQEALAAEIHFSNTHVSAVETGKRPPSAELIHRADDALTTGGLLGRLLDAAHEAASREIMPEWFRPWADIEQTATALRTYQQFVISGLLQTPDYARAVLRAGMLTADETALQRATDARIQRQQILTSKTPPELIMILEESVLHRPIGSPEIMRAQLDSLITASTAGRVELHILPTDIGAHRGMSGSFVLASVPHAPDLALLDTQLRDLMIESPEAVDALRRTWEGLLGEALPQRLSIALIKKVVEKWIT is encoded by the coding sequence ATGCCCACTGACCAAACCGGCACCGCACACCCGATGCTGCGAGCGCTCGGGCATGAACTGAGACTGGCCCGCGAACGGAAGGGCATCACCCAGGAGGCCCTAGCAGCGGAGATCCACTTCTCCAACACCCACGTCTCCGCCGTCGAGACCGGCAAGCGCCCACCCAGCGCCGAACTGATCCACCGCGCCGACGACGCACTCACCACCGGAGGTCTACTCGGCCGCCTCCTGGACGCGGCACACGAGGCCGCATCGCGCGAGATCATGCCCGAGTGGTTCCGCCCATGGGCAGACATCGAGCAGACCGCCACCGCGCTCCGCACCTACCAGCAGTTCGTCATCAGCGGCCTACTCCAGACCCCGGACTACGCCCGCGCCGTCCTCCGCGCCGGGATGCTCACCGCCGACGAGACCGCCCTACAACGCGCCACCGACGCCAGAATCCAGCGTCAACAGATCCTCACCAGCAAGACCCCGCCGGAACTAATCATGATCCTCGAAGAGTCCGTGCTGCACCGCCCGATCGGCTCACCCGAGATCATGCGCGCCCAACTGGACTCCCTCATCACCGCCAGCACCGCCGGCCGAGTCGAACTCCACATCCTCCCCACCGACATCGGCGCCCACCGCGGCATGTCCGGCTCCTTCGTCCTAGCCAGCGTCCCCCACGCCCCCGACCTCGCCCTACTCGACACCCAACTCCGCGACCTCATGATCGAGTCCCCCGAAGCCGTTGATGCCCTCCGCCGCACCTGGGAAGGTCTCTTGGGAGAAGCCCTTCCCCAACGTCTCTCCATCGCCCTGATCAAGAAGGTAGTTGAAAAATGGATCACCTAA